One genomic region from Geotrypetes seraphini chromosome 17, aGeoSer1.1, whole genome shotgun sequence encodes:
- the LOC117351421 gene encoding protein ATP6V1FNB — MRGDLFNTRTQNCWRELLQKEMRTRVAWKIKYGHDYPTAGVPAAVSARRRREAPLLVVKRGLPEIGATRTQAPEEKAEAPAPAPSPRESVSKLKEFGIDMRPPSAQSLKLLYQGLDKDGSGRQQYLERRKLKGPEDKFQYRIISSWDYGWRIGEAMKEFKSPAYGRSAIVKSTFYKKNGISWEPSRTDRLL, encoded by the exons ATGAGGGGGGACCTGTTCAATACCCGCACGCAGAACTGCTGGCGCgagctgctgcagaaggagatgCGCACGAGGGTCGCCTGGAAGATCAAGTACGGCCACGACTACCCGACGGCGGGGGTGCCCGCCGCCGTCTCGGCCCGCAGGCGACGCGAGGCGCCCTTGCTCGTCGTCAAGCGCGGCCTGCCCGAGATCGGCGCCACCCGGACGCAGGCCCCCGAGGAGAAGGCCGAGGCCCCGGCTCCGGCTCCGTCGCCGCGGGAGTCCGTCTCCAAGCTCAAGGAGTTCGGCATCGACATGAGGCCTCCGAGCGCGCAGTCGTTGAAGCTCCTCTATCAGGGCCTCGACAAGGACGGCTCGGGGAGGCAGCAGTACCTGGAGCGCAGGAAGCTGAAGGGCCCGGAGGACAAGTTCCAGTACCGCATCATTTCCTCCTGGGACTACGGCTGGCGCATTG GAGAGGCCATGAAAGAATTCAAGTCTCCAGCTTATGGGCGGTCTGCAATAGTGAAAAGTACCTTCTACAAGAAAAATGGAATTTCCTGGGAGCCATCAAGAACTGATAGGCTGTTGTGA